The following proteins come from a genomic window of Azoarcus sp. PA01:
- a CDS encoding glycosyltransferase, whose protein sequence is MSDSGDGFAFAAPPRRSTPMHVCDVTMFYAPHSGGIRRYLQEKRRWLQARPPYRHSLVLPSRAAAPDESVAEVPSVPLPFSHGYRLPIASGSAVRALVALRPDLIEAGDPYHLAWAALDAGQALGVPVTGFYHSDLPRLARKLGGAPAERLAEAYVRRLYSQFDAVLAPSACMVERLRALGIARVHRQALGVDTAVFRPERRDAAWRTHLGVQPGDRLMVFVGRFAAEKNLPHLHAALDRLGAGHVLVLVGSGPAAARPDVRVVPFIGDATQLASLIASCDVFVHAGDQETFGLAALEAMACGVPVVAVRAAALAELVDDEVGAAVPPDAPRGVAIADAVSAVLARDPVPLQLAARRRAQRHDWQRVMPEIVARYAALGGAATQAAAC, encoded by the coding sequence ATGAGCGACAGCGGCGACGGTTTCGCTTTCGCCGCCCCGCCCCGCCGGAGCACGCCGATGCACGTCTGCGACGTGACGATGTTCTATGCCCCGCACAGCGGCGGCATCCGCCGCTACCTGCAGGAAAAGCGGCGCTGGCTGCAGGCCCGCCCGCCCTACCGTCATTCGCTCGTGCTGCCGAGCCGGGCCGCGGCCCCGGACGAGTCGGTCGCGGAAGTCCCGAGCGTGCCGCTGCCGTTCTCGCACGGCTACCGCCTGCCGATCGCCAGCGGATCGGCAGTGCGGGCGCTTGTCGCGCTGCGCCCGGACCTCATCGAGGCGGGCGATCCCTACCATCTCGCGTGGGCGGCGCTCGACGCAGGCCAGGCGCTCGGCGTGCCGGTCACCGGCTTCTATCATTCTGATCTGCCCCGCCTCGCGCGCAAGCTCGGCGGCGCGCCCGCCGAGCGGCTCGCCGAAGCGTATGTGCGCCGGCTGTACTCGCAGTTCGACGCAGTCCTCGCGCCGAGTGCGTGCATGGTCGAGCGCCTGCGTGCGCTCGGGATCGCACGCGTCCACCGCCAGGCGCTCGGCGTCGATACCGCGGTGTTCCGTCCGGAGCGCCGCGACGCAGCGTGGCGCACGCACCTTGGCGTACAACCCGGCGACAGGCTGATGGTTTTCGTCGGCCGCTTCGCCGCCGAAAAAAACTTGCCCCACCTGCATGCCGCCCTCGACCGGCTCGGAGCGGGGCACGTGCTGGTGCTCGTCGGCAGCGGGCCGGCGGCTGCGCGACCCGATGTGCGCGTCGTGCCGTTCATCGGCGACGCTACACAGCTCGCCAGCCTGATCGCGAGCTGCGACGTGTTCGTCCATGCCGGCGACCAGGAAACTTTCGGCCTCGCCGCGCTCGAAGCGATGGCCTGTGGCGTCCCGGTGGTCGCCGTGCGCGCCGCCGCGCTGGCGGAACTCGTCGATGACGAAGTCGGTGCAGCCGTGCCGCCCGACGCGCCGCGGGGCGTCGCGATCGCGGACGCGGTCAGCGCCGTGCTCGCGCGCGACCCCGTCCCGCTGCAGCTCGCCGCGCGCCGCCGCGCACAACGCCACGACTGGCAGCGCGTGATGCCCGAAATCGTCGCCCGCTACGCGGCGCTGGGCGGCGCAGCGACGCAGGCCGCGGCGTGTTGA
- a CDS encoding bacterioferritin — MPSQPDPQTSPAPAMLSDVKTLRERARRHIEEGALTENYAGDRDTILRLLNEALATEIVCALRYKRHYYTAKGLTSAGVADEFLEHAHEEEEHADRIAERITQLGGEPDFSPDTLTARSHAEYIEGASLIDMIKEDLVAERIAIDSYREAVQYIGATDPTTRRLLEDILAVEEEHADDMQSLIEQIGARAG, encoded by the coding sequence ATGCCCAGCCAGCCCGACCCGCAGACCTCCCCCGCCCCGGCGATGCTGTCCGACGTGAAGACGCTGCGCGAACGCGCGCGACGGCACATCGAGGAAGGCGCGCTGACCGAAAACTACGCTGGCGACCGGGACACGATCCTGCGGCTGCTCAACGAAGCGCTCGCGACCGAGATCGTGTGCGCGCTGCGTTACAAACGTCATTACTACACAGCCAAGGGGCTGACTTCGGCAGGCGTCGCCGACGAGTTTCTCGAGCACGCGCACGAGGAAGAGGAACATGCGGACCGTATAGCCGAGCGGATTACCCAGCTCGGGGGGGAACCGGACTTCTCCCCCGATACGCTCACTGCCCGCAGCCACGCCGAATACATCGAAGGCGCGTCGCTGATCGACATGATCAAGGAAGACCTGGTCGCCGAGCGGATCGCGATCGACAGCTATCGCGAAGCGGTGCAGTACATCGGGGCGACTGACCCGACGACAAGGCGCCTGCTCGAGGACATCCTCGCCGTCGAGGAAGAACACGCCGACGACATGCAGTCGCTGATCGAGCAGATCGGCGCGCGTGCTGGCTGA
- a CDS encoding apolipoprotein A1/A4/E family protein, which yields MAQQRQTNEDPRRQTAERPSQQNEDVRQQRNEEMNAESSRQQGRQESFGGRGRESVDMAATTLRGFGQLYDMEAASARIFMRAQARALSAMGFPDYSHFFELADERAKRLFSTTTDTLLQSNRHANRTAGEIQRHRGRLWEQQTMDLTEAWQTGLQELQHQATESLDDLKELVRQQADELAMATDSLSESTRETLREGGEQFRATVREGFERSRELTSRHAETMRRQGEELAEETREAGEEARTEMSRAGEEATRSERGSRSHKAA from the coding sequence ATGGCCCAGCAACGGCAAACGAATGAAGACCCTCGTCGACAAACGGCGGAACGCCCAAGTCAGCAGAATGAAGACGTACGCCAGCAGAGGAACGAAGAGATGAACGCTGAATCCTCTCGCCAGCAAGGACGGCAGGAGAGCTTTGGCGGGCGCGGGCGGGAATCGGTGGACATGGCAGCGACGACGCTGCGTGGGTTCGGCCAGCTGTATGACATGGAGGCGGCCAGCGCTCGCATCTTCATGCGCGCGCAGGCTCGCGCCTTGTCGGCGATGGGTTTTCCCGACTATTCCCATTTCTTCGAGCTGGCTGACGAGCGGGCGAAGCGCCTGTTTTCGACCACGACCGACACGCTGCTGCAATCGAATCGCCACGCGAACCGCACCGCCGGAGAAATCCAGCGCCATCGCGGACGGCTGTGGGAACAGCAGACGATGGATCTGACGGAAGCCTGGCAGACCGGCCTGCAGGAATTGCAGCATCAGGCGACCGAAAGTCTCGATGACCTTAAGGAGCTGGTACGCCAGCAGGCGGACGAGCTCGCGATGGCGACGGATTCGTTGAGCGAGTCGACGCGCGAAACTTTGCGCGAAGGCGGTGAACAGTTCCGCGCAACGGTACGCGAAGGTTTCGAACGCAGCCGGGAACTCACCAGCCGTCACGCTGAAACGATGCGGCGTCAGGGAGAGGAACTGGCAGAAGAGACGCGGGAAGCAGGCGAGGAAGCGCGAACCGAAATGTCCCGCGCCGGCGAGGAGGCGACACGCTCCGAGCGTGGTTCACGTTCCCACAAGGCCGCTTGA
- a CDS encoding phosphatase PAP2 family protein, which produces MIALNRVLAHRRCTVCARWISRLGDGESWVVLVVALALLQGPLGARCAVHLIAVGAAGLTLYLLIKRRACRPRPYVRLQGLRLCAPPLDEFSFPSGHTLHAVAFAVVVSAYFPALGVVLVLFAVLTGVVRVVLGLHYPSDVLAGVAVGGAVAALSLVVMPPL; this is translated from the coding sequence GTGATCGCGCTCAATCGCGTGCTCGCGCACCGCCGCTGCACCGTGTGCGCACGCTGGATCAGCCGACTTGGCGACGGCGAGTCGTGGGTCGTGCTGGTGGTCGCGCTGGCGCTGCTGCAGGGGCCGCTCGGCGCGCGCTGCGCAGTGCACCTGATCGCGGTCGGCGCGGCCGGCCTGACGCTGTATCTGCTGATCAAGCGCCGGGCGTGCCGCCCGCGCCCCTACGTCCGGCTGCAGGGGCTGCGCTTGTGCGCGCCGCCGCTCGACGAATTCAGCTTCCCGTCCGGCCACACGCTCCATGCGGTCGCGTTCGCCGTCGTCGTGTCGGCCTATTTCCCTGCGCTGGGTGTGGTGCTGGTGCTTTTCGCGGTGCTGACCGGAGTCGTGCGCGTCGTGCTCGGCCTGCATTATCCGAGCGACGTGCTCGCGGGCGTCGCCGTGGGTGGGGCGGTCGCCGCGCTGTCGCTCGTGGTCATGCCGCCGCTGTGA
- a CDS encoding FAD-dependent oxidoreductase, with the protein MGDGVGRRGQAEVVLVDPMPAHFWKPLLHEVAAGTRSPHEQALDYLQQARQHHFRFHPGRIEGLVRHRREIWLAPLIDAEGAEMAARRQLRYDTLVIAIGATDDDFNTRGVRRHAISLNSVADAERFRSRLLSLCAGAAQRAPQPVQLVIVGGGATGVELADELTGAVEEIASCGYLLRRAGEPVTIRMLEASGRLLAPLPADAAQRIYRELVRRGIDVRLNCRVAEVRPDSVLLANGEIVAADLVVWTAGLRGPEVLASLGALDTNERQQLLVRTTLQTFRDDNVFAIGDCASCVSSEGETLAPPLARAAQQQAKLLARSLERRLAGKSLIPFRYREQGALSSARTDGRGGDAGENRSWVGGLFARLSYWMLYRRHLAVLLGSMRTLLLTLGEWLPRRARPRMKLH; encoded by the coding sequence TTGGGCGACGGCGTCGGCCGGCGCGGTCAAGCCGAAGTCGTCCTGGTCGATCCGATGCCTGCCCATTTTTGGAAGCCGCTGCTGCACGAAGTCGCAGCCGGCACGCGCAGCCCGCACGAACAGGCGCTCGACTACCTGCAGCAGGCGCGACAGCACCATTTCCGCTTTCATCCCGGGCGAATCGAAGGGCTCGTGCGCCACCGGCGCGAGATCTGGCTCGCGCCGCTAATCGACGCGGAAGGGGCCGAGATGGCGGCGCGCCGGCAGCTCAGGTACGACACGCTGGTGATCGCGATCGGCGCCACCGACGACGACTTCAACACTCGGGGAGTGCGGCGCCACGCAATTTCGCTCAACAGCGTGGCGGACGCGGAACGTTTTCGCAGCCGGCTGCTGTCGTTATGCGCCGGCGCCGCCCAGCGCGCGCCGCAGCCGGTACAGCTGGTGATTGTCGGCGGCGGCGCAACCGGCGTCGAGCTTGCCGACGAATTGACTGGCGCGGTCGAGGAGATCGCCTCGTGCGGGTACTTGCTGCGCCGGGCCGGCGAACCGGTGACGATCCGCATGCTCGAAGCGTCGGGCCGGCTGCTCGCACCGCTTCCCGCCGACGCTGCGCAGCGCATCTATCGCGAACTGGTGCGGCGCGGCATCGATGTACGGTTGAACTGCCGCGTTGCCGAAGTGCGACCCGACAGCGTGCTGCTGGCCAACGGAGAGATCGTCGCTGCGGACCTGGTCGTTTGGACGGCCGGCCTGCGCGGGCCGGAAGTGCTCGCGTCGCTCGGCGCGCTCGACACCAACGAGCGGCAGCAGTTGCTGGTCCGCACGACGCTGCAGACTTTCCGCGACGACAACGTTTTCGCGATCGGCGACTGCGCGAGCTGCGTCTCGTCCGAAGGGGAGACGCTCGCGCCTCCACTCGCGCGCGCCGCGCAACAGCAGGCGAAGCTGCTGGCCCGCTCGCTCGAGCGCCGCCTCGCCGGCAAATCGCTGATTCCGTTTCGCTACCGCGAACAGGGCGCGCTGTCCTCGGCGCGCACCGACGGGCGCGGGGGCGATGCGGGCGAAAATCGAAGCTGGGTCGGCGGCCTGTTCGCACGCCTCAGCTACTGGATGCTGTACCGCCGCCACCTGGCAGTCCTGCTCGGCAGCATGCGCACGCTGCTGCTCACGCTCGGCGAGTGGCTGCCGCGACGCGCGCGCCCGCGCATGAAACTCCACTGA
- a CDS encoding glycosyltransferase family 1 protein encodes MKTALSIALVTETYPPELNGVALTVERALRHLLDGGHRVGLVRPRQRTDRVGMTPATATMPADTLCVRGLPLPRYPGLQLGLPAPLRLLRHWRQTRPDVVHVVTEGPLGWSALFAARQLGIPVTSDYRTHFQKYSGYYRLGHLAHAIDATLRSFHNRTDLTFVATAALADELRSCGYRHLACVGRGVDTELFSPRRRSAALRASWGLGPGQLAVLHVGRLAPEKNPAVVLEAFRALREAHPGARLVWVGEGPLRRQLERDAADQVFAGVQRGVALAEHFASADLFLFPSVTETFGNVTLEAMASGLPIVAYDLGAAREHLVDGVCARVLPPGGDAGFIEAACALAADADARRAFGVAARQVAEQLAWPLILERFETHLAAQAARNVPTGDIATAA; translated from the coding sequence ATGAAAACAGCACTGTCGATCGCGCTGGTCACCGAAACCTATCCGCCGGAGCTCAACGGCGTCGCGTTGACCGTCGAACGGGCGTTGCGTCACCTGCTCGATGGCGGCCATCGCGTCGGACTGGTGCGGCCGCGGCAGAGGACCGATCGCGTCGGCATGACGCCGGCGACGGCGACGATGCCGGCCGATACGCTGTGCGTGCGAGGCCTGCCGCTGCCGCGCTATCCGGGCCTGCAACTGGGCTTGCCGGCGCCGCTGCGCCTGCTGCGCCACTGGCGGCAGACCCGGCCGGATGTTGTGCATGTCGTCACCGAAGGCCCGCTCGGCTGGTCGGCGCTGTTCGCGGCGCGTCAGCTCGGCATTCCGGTGACGAGCGACTACCGCACGCATTTTCAGAAATACAGCGGCTATTACCGCCTCGGGCATCTCGCCCACGCGATCGACGCGACGCTGCGCAGCTTTCACAACCGTACCGACCTGACTTTCGTCGCGACCGCGGCGCTGGCCGACGAGTTGCGCAGCTGCGGCTACCGCCATCTCGCGTGCGTCGGCCGCGGCGTCGACACGGAGCTCTTTTCCCCGCGCCGCCGCAGCGCCGCGCTGCGCGCGAGCTGGGGCCTCGGCCCCGGGCAGCTGGCGGTGCTCCATGTCGGCCGCCTCGCGCCCGAGAAGAATCCTGCCGTCGTGCTCGAGGCGTTTCGCGCGCTGCGCGAAGCGCATCCCGGCGCACGGCTCGTGTGGGTCGGCGAAGGCCCGCTGCGCCGGCAACTCGAGCGTGACGCAGCCGACCAGGTGTTCGCCGGCGTGCAGCGCGGCGTCGCGCTCGCCGAGCATTTCGCGTCGGCCGACCTGTTCCTGTTTCCGAGCGTCACCGAGACGTTCGGCAACGTCACGCTCGAAGCGATGGCGAGCGGCCTGCCGATCGTCGCCTACGACCTCGGCGCCGCGCGCGAACACCTCGTCGACGGGGTCTGCGCGCGCGTGCTGCCGCCGGGCGGTGACGCGGGCTTCATCGAAGCGGCCTGCGCGCTGGCGGCGGACGCCGACGCACGCCGCGCGTTCGGGGTGGCGGCGCGGCAGGTCGCCGAGCAGCTCGCGTGGCCGCTCATCCTCGAGCGCTTCGAAACCCACCTTGCCGCACAGGCCGCGCGCAATGTTCCCACCGGTGACATCGCAACGGCGGCCTGA
- a CDS encoding ChaB family protein: MPKNRQVELPGTLKRSPPKAQRTYAKTLRSAEEEYGPGERASRTAIAALKHSFEKVGDHWEAKAKPGPSDPQARRSAADRRDGKRASGETFGGVDVLGHTRQELYERAAALGIRGRSRMTKEELARAIASRQD, encoded by the coding sequence ATGCCCAAAAATCGACAGGTGGAGTTGCCCGGTACACTGAAGCGCTCGCCGCCGAAAGCGCAGCGCACTTACGCGAAGACGCTCAGAAGCGCCGAAGAAGAATACGGTCCGGGCGAGCGCGCGAGCCGTACCGCGATCGCGGCGCTCAAGCACAGCTTCGAAAAAGTCGGCGATCACTGGGAGGCCAAAGCGAAACCCGGCCCGTCCGACCCGCAGGCCCGCCGCAGTGCCGCCGACCGACGGGACGGCAAGCGCGCCAGTGGCGAGACGTTCGGCGGCGTGGACGTCCTCGGACATACGCGCCAGGAGCTCTATGAGCGGGCCGCGGCGCTCGGCATCCGCGGGCGCTCGCGCATGACCAAGGAAGAGCTGGCGCGCGCAATCGCTTCGCGGCAGGACTGA
- a CDS encoding DUF1328 domain-containing protein, producing MIKWAIIFFVISVIAGLLGFTGVAAGAAGIARVLFYIALAIFLIVLVFGVLLGVLVF from the coding sequence ATGATCAAGTGGGCGATCATCTTCTTCGTCATCTCCGTCATCGCCGGCCTGCTCGGCTTCACGGGTGTCGCGGCAGGGGCGGCGGGTATCGCGCGAGTGCTGTTCTACATTGCGCTGGCGATCTTTCTCATCGTCCTGGTGTTCGGCGTGCTGCTCGGCGTGCTCGTGTTCTGA
- a CDS encoding endonuclease/exonuclease/phosphatase family protein, producing the protein MATQATGLASWRNLDEALGSDCLRISTYNIHRCIGSDRREDASRVARVIGELNCDTIGLQEVDNRPDGGHDSMQLDFLAHAASMTAIAGHTIVRHEGEFGNALLTRRPVLGVRQHDLSFNRREPRGALEVDLDVEGEIVRVIVTHLGLRPAERRFQVQKMLKLLHHLPMDQIVVVLGDINEWLPLGRPLRWLHGILGHAPAERSFPVWLPMFALDRVWVRPRHNLLAFETHRSPTSRKASDHLPVKAIIATGRRPVIPHVRVRDAASATPA; encoded by the coding sequence ATGGCGACACAGGCAACCGGGCTCGCTAGCTGGCGCAATCTCGACGAGGCGCTCGGCAGCGATTGTCTGCGGATCTCGACGTACAACATCCACCGCTGCATCGGCAGCGACCGGCGCGAGGACGCGTCACGCGTCGCACGCGTCATCGGCGAGCTGAACTGCGACACCATCGGCCTGCAGGAAGTCGATAACCGGCCGGACGGCGGCCACGATTCGATGCAGCTCGACTTTCTCGCGCACGCCGCGTCGATGACGGCGATCGCGGGCCACACGATCGTGCGGCACGAAGGCGAATTCGGCAACGCGCTGTTGACGCGGCGGCCGGTACTGGGCGTGCGCCAGCACGATCTGAGCTTCAACCGGCGCGAGCCGCGTGGCGCGCTCGAAGTCGACCTCGACGTCGAAGGCGAAATCGTGCGCGTCATCGTCACGCATCTCGGCCTGCGCCCTGCGGAACGTCGCTTCCAGGTGCAGAAGATGCTGAAGCTGCTGCACCATCTGCCGATGGACCAGATCGTCGTCGTGCTCGGCGACATCAACGAATGGCTGCCGCTCGGCCGTCCATTGCGCTGGCTGCACGGCATCCTCGGCCACGCGCCGGCGGAGCGTTCGTTTCCAGTGTGGCTGCCGATGTTCGCGCTCGATCGCGTGTGGGTGCGGCCCCGCCACAACCTGCTGGCGTTCGAGACGCACCGTTCGCCCACTTCGCGCAAGGCCTCCGACCACCTTCCGGTGAAGGCGATCATCGCCACCGGCAGGCGCCCGGTGATCCCGCACGTGCGCGTGCGCGATGCGGCAAGCGCGACGCCGGCATGA
- a CDS encoding VTT domain-containing protein: MNESRKHRDPGDSLFQPGVNCFTVARAARVGLLVDGEAYFKAFVAAAERATRSILILAWDFNSNTRLHFAAETRDGPPARLGDFLNWLTRRRRDLHVHILDWDYPLVFGVDRELPPTYGFGWRAHRRVHLAYDNTHPVSGSHHQKIVVIDDALAFIGGFDLTERRWDTPAHSPAEPHRVCGEVRYPPFHDLMMAVEGPAALALAGIARARWLGATGHALPPPAPAPSRWPASLDVDFTDIDVALARTLPETALQVGVHEVEALYLDMIAAARGLIYIENQYFTAYRIGEALAARLAEPDGPEIVVVVRLFSHGWLEEHTMHVLRTRLIQRLRAADHYGRFHILYPHVDGLDENICIDLHSKLMIVDDEILRIGSANLCNRSMGMDTECDAALEARGDPQVAATIHAFRNELLAEHLDVAPQQVEDAFREQGSLRGAIDALAGRARTLKPIERLPEWPETVIGLASVGDPAAPVSLERLVEEFSPEVAGEEEVTPRNRRNFIKRVALKVGLFFAVVAALTAMWHYTPLAAWVDASRITAWAEEFAGRPWAPLVILVAYTPACIVMFPRPLITLAAVVAFGPFLGFAYALSGILIAALLTYVAGMYLPRHTVHSFAGRPLRRVTETLRRRSLLAVTALRLVPLAPFAVEGLVAAAIGIRLWHFMLGTLIGMLPGTLATTIFGDQLEAALNDPAQINYTVLAAAVVGVSLLTLAVRRWLVSQHRETVPHGDTGNRAR, encoded by the coding sequence TTGAACGAAAGCCGGAAACACCGGGATCCCGGGGACAGCCTGTTCCAGCCCGGCGTCAATTGCTTCACCGTCGCGCGGGCAGCCCGGGTCGGGCTGCTCGTCGATGGCGAGGCGTACTTCAAGGCCTTCGTCGCCGCTGCCGAGCGCGCCACGCGTTCGATCCTGATCCTGGCCTGGGACTTCAACAGCAACACCCGCCTGCACTTCGCCGCCGAGACCCGCGACGGCCCTCCGGCTCGCCTCGGCGACTTCCTGAACTGGCTCACGCGGCGCCGGCGCGACCTGCACGTTCACATCCTCGACTGGGATTACCCGCTGGTGTTCGGCGTCGACCGCGAGTTGCCGCCGACTTATGGCTTCGGCTGGCGCGCGCATCGGCGCGTGCATCTGGCCTACGACAACACGCATCCGGTCAGCGGCTCGCACCACCAGAAAATCGTCGTCATCGACGATGCGCTGGCTTTCATCGGCGGCTTCGACCTGACCGAACGACGCTGGGACACTCCCGCCCACAGTCCTGCCGAACCGCACCGCGTGTGCGGCGAAGTACGCTACCCACCGTTCCACGACCTGATGATGGCCGTCGAGGGCCCGGCGGCGCTCGCGCTTGCCGGTATCGCCCGGGCACGCTGGCTCGGCGCGACCGGCCACGCGCTGCCGCCCCCGGCGCCGGCGCCGTCGCGCTGGCCGGCGTCGCTCGACGTCGACTTCACCGACATCGATGTCGCGCTCGCGCGCACCTTGCCCGAAACCGCGCTGCAGGTAGGCGTGCATGAAGTCGAAGCGTTGTATCTCGACATGATCGCCGCCGCCCGCGGACTGATCTACATCGAGAACCAGTACTTCACCGCGTACCGCATCGGCGAGGCGCTCGCCGCGCGACTCGCCGAACCGGACGGACCGGAGATCGTCGTCGTCGTGCGCCTGTTCAGCCACGGCTGGCTCGAGGAACACACGATGCACGTGTTGCGCACGCGCCTCATCCAGCGCCTGCGCGCTGCCGACCACTACGGGCGGTTCCACATCCTCTATCCGCACGTCGACGGCCTCGACGAAAACATCTGCATCGATCTTCATTCGAAGCTGATGATCGTCGACGACGAGATCCTGCGCATCGGCTCGGCAAACCTGTGCAACCGCTCGATGGGCATGGACACCGAATGCGACGCGGCGCTTGAAGCGCGCGGCGACCCGCAGGTGGCCGCGACGATCCACGCGTTTCGCAACGAGCTGCTCGCCGAACACCTCGACGTTGCGCCGCAGCAGGTCGAGGACGCGTTCCGCGAGCAGGGAAGCCTGCGCGGTGCGATCGACGCCCTCGCGGGACGCGCCCGCACGCTCAAGCCGATCGAACGCCTGCCGGAGTGGCCCGAGACCGTCATCGGGCTGGCGAGCGTCGGAGATCCGGCGGCGCCGGTTTCGCTCGAGCGCCTGGTCGAGGAGTTCAGCCCGGAAGTCGCGGGCGAGGAAGAGGTCACGCCGCGCAACCGGCGCAACTTCATCAAGCGCGTTGCGCTGAAAGTGGGGCTGTTTTTCGCCGTGGTCGCGGCCCTCACCGCGATGTGGCACTACACTCCGCTCGCCGCGTGGGTCGACGCCTCGCGCATCACCGCCTGGGCGGAGGAATTCGCCGGCCGCCCGTGGGCGCCGCTGGTGATCCTCGTCGCCTACACGCCGGCGTGCATCGTGATGTTCCCGCGACCGCTGATCACGCTCGCGGCAGTGGTCGCGTTCGGTCCATTCCTCGGCTTCGCGTATGCGCTGTCGGGCATCCTGATCGCGGCGCTGCTGACCTACGTCGCGGGCATGTACCTGCCGCGCCACACCGTGCACAGCTTCGCCGGTCGCCCGCTGCGGCGCGTCACCGAGACGCTGCGCCGCCGCAGCCTGCTGGCGGTGACCGCGTTGCGGCTCGTGCCGCTGGCGCCTTTCGCAGTCGAAGGCCTGGTCGCTGCGGCGATCGGCATCCGGCTGTGGCACTTCATGCTCGGCACGCTGATCGGCATGCTGCCCGGCACGCTGGCGACGACGATCTTCGGCGACCAGCTCGAAGCCGCGCTGAACGATCCGGCGCAGATCAACTACACCGTGCTCGCCGCCGCCGTCGTCGGCGTGAGCCTGCTGACGCTGGCGGTCCGCCGCTGGCTCGTGAGCCAGCACAGGGAGACCGTACCGCATGGCGACACAGGCAACCGGGCTCGCTAG
- a CDS encoding polysaccharide deacetylase family protein has translation MLSDLGGVRAAVCVSLHDVAPATWSRCERLLAALAKVAAVPHTLLVVPDYHRRGDGEPPWYRAALAAQLEAGDELALHGLFHLDDAPAPSSVRDWLRRRVLTCGEGEFAALARYEAAARLRAGEAWFRDAGWPLYGFIAPAWLLGAGAWQALDDSAFAYTTSLGHFHLLHPRRALAAPCVVYSTRSRWRLGLSLARNARLTHHDPVLARLALHPDDALHPTVVHQAQRLLEKLLQQRVAMTKIGFANTLRAALGAGAPHSGGMTTSDSAATAPPTATPASTSLG, from the coding sequence GTGTTGAGCGACCTCGGCGGGGTCCGCGCCGCCGTGTGCGTTTCGCTCCACGACGTCGCACCCGCAACCTGGAGCCGCTGCGAGAGGCTGCTCGCGGCGCTCGCGAAAGTCGCCGCCGTGCCGCATACCCTGCTGGTCGTGCCGGACTACCACCGCCGCGGCGACGGGGAGCCGCCGTGGTATCGCGCAGCCCTCGCCGCACAGCTCGAAGCCGGCGACGAGCTGGCGCTGCACGGGCTTTTCCATCTCGACGACGCGCCGGCGCCGAGCTCGGTGCGCGACTGGCTGCGGCGCCGCGTGCTGACGTGCGGGGAAGGCGAATTCGCCGCGCTGGCCCGCTACGAGGCGGCGGCTCGGCTGCGCGCCGGCGAGGCGTGGTTCCGCGATGCGGGCTGGCCGCTGTACGGCTTCATCGCGCCGGCGTGGCTGCTCGGTGCGGGCGCCTGGCAGGCGCTCGACGATTCGGCGTTCGCTTACACGACGTCGCTCGGACACTTCCACCTGTTGCACCCGCGGCGCGCGCTGGCCGCGCCCTGCGTCGTCTACAGCACGCGCAGCCGCTGGCGCCTGGGGCTGTCGCTGGCGCGCAACGCGCGCCTGACACACCATGACCCCGTGCTCGCGCGTCTCGCGCTGCACCCGGACGACGCGCTCCATCCGACCGTCGTGCATCAGGCGCAGCGGCTCCTCGAAAAGCTGCTGCAGCAACGCGTCGCGATGACGAAAATCGGTTTTGCGAACACGCTGCGCGCGGCGCTGGGCGCCGGTGCGCCTCACAGCGGCGGCATGACCACGAGCGACAGCGCGGCGACCGCCCCACCCACGGCGACGCCCGCGAGCACGTCGCTCGGATAA